TATCGAATTCGTTGGTTCACACCTGGTGTAGAAGTTGATCTTTGTGGTCATGCAACTTTAGCAGCAGCTTATGTTTTAAAAAATTATTATGAAGAAAGTCGAAATGAGTTTCAATTTTTTTCTAAATCAGGACCTTTACCCATAATGATCAAAGAAAATTTGATTTATCTCAATTTTCCGATCTATCCTGAATTCAGTAAAAGCAAAACTATCGATCCAAAAGAAATGGTTTCCATATTGGGGAGGGAACCAGATGAAATTTGGGAAGGAAAAGATACCATTTTTGTCTATCAATCAAAAACAGATATAGAAGCTTTAGTTCCAGATTTTACAAAGCTAACAAAAGTAAGTACAAATAGAGGTTATATTGCACTATGGATCAATCGTTTCGGCTCCGAAAATACAGACTATGAATTCCGATTTTTTGGACCAGGACTCGGGATTCCAGAAGATCCAGCCACGGGTTCAGCACATTGTAGTTTGGCTCCCTTTGTTGCAGAGAGGTTAGGTAAAAACCAATTTAAATCGCACCAGAAATCAAGTAGAGGAGCTGAATTTTTTATCGAACTTCAAAAGAAACGAGTGTCCATAGGTGGATCTGCCGTTTTGTATCTTCAAGGTAAAATCAAAATTCCAATTTAAGAATGGAATGCGCAAGCGATTGCAGCGGAAATCCTTTTGCAAAGCAAAAGATTGGAGCGTAAAGCGCGGTCGCCGTTAGGCGATGCGCCCCACCCAAAAATTAAATTTGGAAAAAAGCAACATCTCGTTTCAGATTGTTCGCTTGATCAGAAAGGGCCGAACAAAGTTTATCAATCTCACCAACAAACTGATTCAGATACTCAGTTCCTTCCGAAATGGTTGCAATGCTATGCGACAATTCGAATGACGTACGTGCTTGTTCTTCTGTATTTTGTTCTATTTCCAAAGCAGAACGAGTTAAATTTCCAAAACCTTCCTTTACATCTTTTGCAATAAACATCTGTTTTTTGGTCATTTCAGAAGATACTTTTATGAGTTGGACAGTTGTTGTAACTGCGGTCCCAATTTGAGAAAATGTTTTTTCTGTATTGGATACAGCAGACCTACCTGACTTGGAAGCTTCATATGCTTTGTCTACAGCTTCTAAAATTCTTTTTGTATTTTGAAGAGTTTGTTCACCTAGTTTTGAAATTTCGCTGGCAACTACAGCAAAACCACGTCCCGCTTCTCCAGCGCGAGCGGCTTCTATAGATGCATTGAGAGATAAAAGTCCAATTTTATCGGAAATATCGCTAATGACTTGGATGACATCAGCCGTATGTTCTACACTCGTTTCAATTTCTTCCATCGCAGAAAGTGTGGAGTGTAATGCATTTTGGCCAGAAAGAATTTCCTCTTGCATTTTTTTAGTTTCCGCTTCTGTTCGTTCCATAGAAGAATGAACGTCAACTAACACTGATTCCATTTCGATCAAAGACTGGAGCGAAGACTGAGTAATTTCATTTTGAGTTTTTGCACTTATTGCAGTAGAGCGAATACTTGCAGACATTTCTTCAACTCCCGCTGACATCTGTTCTGTAGAGGAAGCTTGTTCCATCATAGCCTGTGCAAGTCCTTGGGTTTGAGAAGCTATCACTTTTGAATCCTTACTTACACGCTCCGCCTCGCTAACGACTCCTGCTGTGATTTTTCGAATGCTCTCAATAAAAGAATTTAGGGATAAACTTCCTAACCCAAGTTCATCGGTGGAAATCATAGCAACTGTATTGCGAAGGTCTCCATTGGCAAGGCCTTCATAACGTCTTACCATTTGGTCTGTGTTAAACTTTAATGACCGAACAAACAAAGAAGTTAAAATATAAATAGCAATACATATAAACAATGCCAGTAGACCAATCGTGATCCCCGTATTTTGTAATTGGATAATTCCCGTTACTTGTGTACCAAGTAAGTATCCAAGAGTTGTCACACTCATGCTAAAAACAGCAAACATTGTAAAAAACACTCTCGGGAAAATTCCGATTTTCGGGATCTCTTTCAATGGCAAACTTAATTCTTTTAAAACAGATTGCGACAAAACGGGTGCCAACCTTAACTCAGTAAGAAAAAAATGAGAAACACCTAATACCGGATAAATGATGATAGGCAAAACTGCATAAGGAATGATTTCAACGAGAGTTGGTGTAAAAAAAAGAAACGTGATGAGAGCTGCGAATGGAATTCCAAGAGACCACTGGATAAGAAAATAACCCGAATTATTTTTCGGAAATTTTAAGAGTCGAATTTTGATCTCTTGTTTTTCTTCGACTGTCTTTTTCGAAAAATTTTCAGGGATGGTTTGGGTAATGAGATTTCTCAAACGAAAAAAACGAATGGTGGGAACAATATAGGAAATCGTAAGCGAAATTGTTGCACCAAGCACAACATATACCGCCTTTTCAAAGTTATACTCTCCTCCAGAAACAATAAACAAAACTGCAATGGGAACAGCCAAAATTGAGGTTAACAATTCCAAACCCAATGTCAATTTCCAACAAATCGAAGTGATTTCCTTTTTCC
This genomic stretch from Leptospira meyeri harbors:
- a CDS encoding PhzF family phenazine biosynthesis protein, with the translated sequence MNQSLFIVDAFTNSLFSGNPAAVLLLSEWPEDQWMQNIAKENNLSETSFLVKEGDDYRIRWFTPGVEVDLCGHATLAAAYVLKNYYEESRNEFQFFSKSGPLPIMIKENLIYLNFPIYPEFSKSKTIDPKEMVSILGREPDEIWEGKDTIFVYQSKTDIEALVPDFTKLTKVSTNRGYIALWINRFGSENTDYEFRFFGPGLGIPEDPATGSAHCSLAPFVAERLGKNQFKSHQKSSRGAEFFIELQKKRVSIGGSAVLYLQGKIKIPI
- a CDS encoding methyl-accepting chemotaxis protein, which translates into the protein MGKKEITSICWKLTLGLELLTSILAVPIAVLFIVSGGEYNFEKAVYVVLGATISLTISYIVPTIRFFRLRNLITQTIPENFSKKTVEEKQEIKIRLLKFPKNNSGYFLIQWSLGIPFAALITFLFFTPTLVEIIPYAVLPIIIYPVLGVSHFFLTELRLAPVLSQSVLKELSLPLKEIPKIGIFPRVFFTMFAVFSMSVTTLGYLLGTQVTGIIQLQNTGITIGLLALFICIAIYILTSLFVRSLKFNTDQMVRRYEGLANGDLRNTVAMISTDELGLGSLSLNSFIESIRKITAGVVSEAERVSKDSKVIASQTQGLAQAMMEQASSTEQMSAGVEEMSASIRSTAISAKTQNEITQSSLQSLIEMESVLVDVHSSMERTEAETKKMQEEILSGQNALHSTLSAMEEIETSVEHTADVIQVISDISDKIGLLSLNASIEAARAGEAGRGFAVVASEISKLGEQTLQNTKRILEAVDKAYEASKSGRSAVSNTEKTFSQIGTAVTTTVQLIKVSSEMTKKQMFIAKDVKEGFGNLTRSALEIEQNTEEQARTSFELSHSIATISEGTEYLNQFVGEIDKLCSALSDQANNLKRDVAFFQI